A single Eulemur rufifrons isolate Redbay chromosome 9, OSU_ERuf_1, whole genome shotgun sequence DNA region contains:
- the LOC138392600 gene encoding olfactory receptor 1D2: MDGANQSEGSEFLLLGISERPEQQRILFWMFLSMYLVTVVGNVLIVLAISSDSRLHTPMYFFVANLSFTDLFFVTNTIPKMLVNLQSQNKAISYAGCLTQLYFLVSLVALDNLILAVMAYDRYVAICRPLHYTTAMSPKLCILLLTLCWVLSILYGLIHTLLMTRVTFCGSRKIHYIFCEMYVLLRLACSNTQINHTVLIATGCVIFLVPFGFMIMSYVWIVRTILQIPSASNKYKAFSTCASHLAVVSLFYGTLCMVYLKPLHTYSMKDSVATVMYAVVTPMMNPFIYSLRNKDMHGALGRLLGKPFHRLT; this comes from the coding sequence ATGGATGGAGCCAACCAGAGTGAGGGCTCAGAGTTCCTACTCCTGGGGATCTCGGAGAGACCTGAGCAGCAGCGAATCCTGTTTTGGATGTTCCTATCCATGTACCTGGTCACGGTGGTGGGAAATGTGCTCATCGTCCTGGCCATCAGCTCTGACTCCCGCCTGCACACTCCCATGTACTTCTTTGTGGCCAACCTCTCCTTCACTGACCTCTTCTTTGTCACCAACACCATCCCCAAGATGCTGGTGAACCTTCAATCCCAGAACAAAGCCATCTCCTATGCAGGGTGTCTGACGCAGCTCTACTTCCTGGTCTCTTTGGTGGCCCTGGACAACCTCATCCTGGCCGTGATGGCgtatgaccgctatgtggccatctgccgCCCCCTCCACTATACCACAGCCATGAGCCCTAAGCTCTGTATCTTGCTCCTCACCTTGTGTTGGGTCCTATCTATCCTCTATGGCCTCATCCACACCCTGCTCATGACCAGAGTGACCTTCTGCGGGTCACGGAAAATCCACTACATATTCTGTGAGATGTATGTATTGCTACGGCTTGCATGTTCCAACACGCAGATTAATCACACTGTGCTGATTGCCACAGGCTGTGTTATCTTTCTCGTTCCCTTTGGATTCATGATCATGTCCTATGTCTGGATTGTCAGAACCATCCTTCAAATACCCTCAGCCTCTAACAAGTACAAAGCCTTCTCCACATGTGCTTCCCATTTAGCTGTGGTCTCCCTCTTCTATGGAACACTTTGCATGGTGTACCTGAAGCCCCTCCACACCTACTCCATGAAGGACTCAGTAGCCACAGTGATGTACGCTGTGGTGACCCCCATGATGAACCCTttcatctacagcctgaggaacaagGACATGCATGGGGCTCTGGGAAGACTCTTAGGGAAACCCTTTCACAGGTTGACATGA